The DNA window CCTGAAGCAGCGCTTCGGGGGTCCCGGTGTCGAGCCACGCGACGCCGCGCCCGAGCTTCTCGAGCCGCAGCGTGCCCGCCTCGAGGTACTTGCGGTTGAGGTCGGTGATCTCGAGCTCCCCGCGGGGCGAGGGCTTCAGCGCCTTGGCGTACTCGACGACCGACGCGTCGTAGAAGTAGAGGCCGGCGACCGCGTAGTGGGAGCGCGGGTTCTCCGGCTTCTCCTCGAGGCCGACGACCTTGCCGCTGTCGTCGAACTCCGCCACCCCGTAGGCGCTCGGGTTCTTCACCCAGTAGCCGAAGACGGTCGCGCCGCTCTCGTGCCCGGCGACCTGCTCCATGAGGCCCTGCATGCCGTGGCCGTAGAAGAGGTTGTCGCCGAGGACCAGCGCGCAGGGGTCGCCGTCGATGAACTCCTCGCCGATGAGGAACGCCTGGGCGAGCCCGTCGGGGCTCGGCTGGACGGCGTAGTCGATCTTCATGCCCCACTGGCCGCCGTCGCCGAGGAGGTTCGCGAAGGCCGCGCGGTCCTCCGGCGTCGTGATCACGAGCACCTCGCGGATGTTCGCGAGCATCAGCGTGGTCAGCGGGTAGTAGATCATCGGCTTGTCGTAGACCGGCATCAGCTGCTTGCTGACGCTCTTGGTCAGCGGGTGCAGCCGCGTGCCCGAGCCGCCGGCCAGAATGATCCCCTTGTTCACGCCCATCAGCTGTCCTCCCGATCGCCGTAGTTGGCCTCGATCCAGTCCTTGTAGGCCCCGCTCCGGACGTCGCGAACCCAGTCCGCGTGGTCGAGGTACCAGCGCACGGTCTTGCGCATGCCGGTCTCGAAGGTCTCGGACGGCGTCCAGCCCAGCTCCTTTTCGATCTTGGAGGCGTCGATCGCGTAGCGCATGTCGTGGCCGGGGCGGTCCTTGACGAACTCCTTGAGCCCGAGCAGCTCCTCGTGGCTGGCCTCGGTCTGCTCCGCCACCAGCTGACAGATGCGGTCGACCACGTCGAGGTTCATCACCTCGTTGTGGCCGCCGATGTTGTAGGTCTCCCCGGTCGCGCCCTTCTGGATGACGGCCCAGATGGCCTCGCAGTGATCGGTCACGTAGAGCCAGTCGCGGACGTTCTCGCCCGTCCCGTAGATGGGGAGCTTCTTCCGCTCGAGCGCGTTGAGGATCATCAGCGGGATGAGCTTCTCGGGGAACTGCAGCGGGCCGTAGTTGTTGCTGCAGTTGGTCAGCTTGAACGGCAGCCCGTAGGTGCGGCCCCACGCGCGCACGAGATGGTCGCTCGCCGCCTTGCTCGCGGAGTAGGGGCTCGACGGATCGTACCGCGTCTCCTCGGTGAACATGCCCGTCGCGCCGAGCGAGCCGTAGACCTCGTCGGTGCTGACGTGATGGAAGAGCTTGCCGTCCATCTTGCCGGCCCAGTGGCGCCGACAGGCCTCGAGCAACGTGAAGGTGCCCTCGACGTTGGTCCGGACGAACTCCCCCGGCCCGAGGATGCTCCGGTCGACGTGACTCTCGGCCGCGAAGTGCACGACGAGATCGGGGGCGTGCTCCTCGAACACCCGGTCCACCGCGTCCGCGTCGGCGATGTCCACCCGCTCGAGCACGTAGTTGTCACCCTGCTCGAGCGCGGCGAGGCTCTTGGGGTTCGCCGCGTAGGTGAGCTTGTCGACGTTGACGAAGCGGTGCTCGGGGTGCCGAGGCACGAGCAGGTTGAGGAAGTTCGCGCCGATGAAGCCGGCGCCTCCGGTGACCACGATGTTCATGTGATGGGGCTCTTAGGCTCCCGCGCCGACGGCGAAAGAGACGGCTTCGCGCGGCACGATGAAGGGGTTGGGATCGAAGCCCGGGTGCTATAGCAGCCAGGGCGGCTCGGTACAGCCGTGCCCCACCCTTCCGCATGCCCGTAGGTGAGCCGAACATCATCGCGTTCCTGGCGCTCCTCCTCTGGGCGCCGGTGACCGCGTTCGTCTTCTGGCGCTTCAAGGCGCCGATGGCGACGATGATCTGTCTGCTGGGCGGCGCGATGTTCCTCCCCGAGCAGACCGCGATCGATCCGCCGCTGCTGCCGCCGATCGACAAGGAGTCGGTGGCCGCCTTCTGCTGCCTCATCGGGTGCTTGCTCACGGACCGGCGCCGCCTGGCCGACGCGAAGCCCCTGCGCGGCATCGATCTGCTCTTCGTCCTGGTGCTCCTCGGCAACGTCGGCACGGCGCTCACGAACGGGGACCGCCTGATCACCGGGCCCATCGTGCGCGAGAACCTCGTCCTCTACGACGCGCTGGCGCTGGGCATCAAGGACACCCTGTCGCTCTACCTCCCGTTCTTCCTCGCGCGCGCGATGCTGCGCACGTCCAAGGACCTGAAGGACCTGATGCGGGTGCTCGTCACCTGCGGCCTGATCTACAGCTTCCTCGCGCTGATCGAGATCCGTCTGAGCCCTCAGCTCCACAACTGGCTGTACGGGTTCCACCAGATGGACTTCAGCATGACGATGCGCTTCGGCGGCTATCGGCCGATGATCTTCATGCTCACCGGGCTCGCCACCGCGATGTTCATCCTGAGCACCGCGCTCGCCGCCGCCGCGCGCTGGCGGGCCGGCATGAGCAAGCCCTGGGCGACGCTCTGGCTCTCGCTCATCCT is part of the Sandaracinaceae bacterium genome and encodes:
- the rfbA gene encoding glucose-1-phosphate thymidylyltransferase RfbA; translation: MGVNKGIILAGGSGTRLHPLTKSVSKQLMPVYDKPMIYYPLTTLMLANIREVLVITTPEDRAAFANLLGDGGQWGMKIDYAVQPSPDGLAQAFLIGEEFIDGDPCALVLGDNLFYGHGMQGLMEQVAGHESGATVFGYWVKNPSAYGVAEFDDSGKVVGLEEKPENPRSHYAVAGLYFYDASVVEYAKALKPSPRGELEITDLNRKYLEAGTLRLEKLGRGVAWLDTGTPEALLQAANFIQTIETRQGLQVACPEEVAFRKKWIDDKQLMGLAEPLMKTAYGQYLADLAKGETR
- the rfbB gene encoding dTDP-glucose 4,6-dehydratase, whose product is MNIVVTGGAGFIGANFLNLLVPRHPEHRFVNVDKLTYAANPKSLAALEQGDNYVLERVDIADADAVDRVFEEHAPDLVVHFAAESHVDRSILGPGEFVRTNVEGTFTLLEACRRHWAGKMDGKLFHHVSTDEVYGSLGATGMFTEETRYDPSSPYSASKAASDHLVRAWGRTYGLPFKLTNCSNNYGPLQFPEKLIPLMILNALERKKLPIYGTGENVRDWLYVTDHCEAIWAVIQKGATGETYNIGGHNEVMNLDVVDRICQLVAEQTEASHEELLGLKEFVKDRPGHDMRYAIDASKIEKELGWTPSETFETGMRKTVRWYLDHADWVRDVRSGAYKDWIEANYGDREDS